Proteins found in one Lysinibacillus fusiformis genomic segment:
- the der gene encoding ribosome biogenesis GTPase Der codes for MTKPVVAIVGRPNVGKSTIFNRIVGERVSIVEDIPGVTRDRIYSSAEWLTHDFNIIDTGGIEIGDEPFLEQIRQQAEIAIEEADVIIFMTNGREGVTAADEQVAKILYKTKKPVVLAVNKIDNPDMREMIYDFYALGFGEPWPISGSHGLGLGDLLDECAKHFPKEDEEQYGDDVIKFSLIGRPNVGKSSLVNAFLGQDRVIVSNIAGTTRDAIDTPYAYDGQEYVIIDTAGMRKKGKIYETTEKYSVLRALRAIERSDVVLVVLNAEEGIQEQDKKIAGYAHEAGKAVIIVVNKWDAIEKDEKTMNVFTQQIREHFLFLDYAPIIFVSANTKQRVHQILPIIQRVSENHAMRIQSSILNEVIEDSVARNPAPTDKGRRLRIYYATQVAIKPPTFVIFVNEPELMHFSYERFLENRIRETFDFEGTPIRLITRARA; via the coding sequence ATGACGAAACCAGTAGTAGCCATCGTAGGTCGTCCGAACGTAGGTAAGTCGACGATTTTTAATCGTATCGTTGGAGAACGTGTTTCAATTGTGGAGGATATCCCAGGCGTAACACGTGATCGTATTTATAGTTCGGCAGAGTGGTTGACACATGATTTTAATATTATTGATACAGGTGGGATTGAAATTGGAGACGAGCCGTTTTTAGAGCAAATTCGTCAACAAGCTGAAATTGCCATTGAAGAAGCAGACGTTATTATTTTTATGACAAATGGTCGTGAAGGGGTAACGGCAGCAGATGAGCAAGTTGCTAAAATTTTATACAAAACAAAAAAACCAGTCGTATTAGCAGTCAATAAAATCGATAATCCCGATATGCGTGAAATGATTTATGACTTTTATGCGCTTGGCTTCGGTGAGCCTTGGCCAATCTCAGGTTCTCACGGCTTAGGTTTAGGAGATTTATTAGACGAATGTGCGAAACATTTCCCGAAAGAAGATGAAGAGCAATATGGTGATGATGTCATTAAATTCTCTTTAATTGGTCGTCCGAATGTTGGGAAATCCTCTTTAGTGAATGCTTTCTTAGGGCAGGATCGTGTTATTGTAAGTAATATTGCTGGGACAACACGTGATGCGATTGATACGCCTTATGCATATGATGGACAGGAATATGTCATTATTGATACGGCGGGTATGCGTAAAAAAGGAAAAATCTATGAAACAACGGAGAAATATTCTGTGTTACGTGCGCTACGTGCCATCGAACGCTCAGACGTTGTTTTAGTAGTACTGAATGCAGAAGAGGGCATTCAGGAGCAAGATAAAAAAATTGCTGGCTATGCGCATGAAGCTGGGAAAGCTGTGATCATCGTTGTGAATAAATGGGATGCCATTGAAAAAGATGAAAAAACAATGAATGTCTTTACGCAGCAAATTCGTGAGCATTTCCTATTTTTAGATTATGCACCGATTATTTTTGTGTCGGCGAATACAAAACAGCGTGTTCATCAAATTTTACCGATTATCCAACGTGTAAGCGAGAATCATGCGATGCGTATTCAGTCTTCTATTTTAAATGAAGTGATTGAGGACTCAGTGGCTCGTAATCCTGCGCCGACAGATAAAGGTCGTCGTTTACGTATTTACTATGCTACCCAGGTAGCGATTAAGCCACCAACATTCGTTATTTTTGTGAATGAACCTGAGCTTATGCATTTCTCATACGAACGTTTCTTAGAAAATCGAATTCGTGAAACCTTTGACTTTGAAGGGACGCCAATTCGTTTAATTACACGTGCGCGTGCTTAA
- a CDS encoding NAD(P)H-dependent glycerol-3-phosphate dehydrogenase, with protein sequence MEKVCVLGAGSWGTALAMVLAENGHDTLVWTHRAEQAEEINQLHTNKKYLPETILPVNLHATSDMAKVATHAETIVVAVPTKAIREVCEKLTAELTKKVLFVHVSKGIEPDSLKRISEILAESLPAEYVEEIVVLSGPSHAEEVVLHHPTTVTAACANIDAAEKVQDLFMNQFFRVYTNEDIIGVEIGGALKNVIALAAGITDGLNYGDNAKAALITRGLAEISRLGVKMGGNPFTFSGLTGMGDLIVTCTSVHSRNWRAGNLLGQGMKLQEVLDQMGMVVEGVRTTKAAYQLAEKYNVAMPISTELYSVLFNDVEPKVAVDALMMRMKKREIDDMKH encoded by the coding sequence ATGGAAAAAGTTTGTGTGTTAGGGGCAGGCTCATGGGGTACTGCACTGGCAATGGTACTAGCGGAAAATGGACATGATACGCTTGTATGGACACATAGAGCTGAGCAGGCAGAAGAAATCAATCAACTGCATACGAATAAAAAATATTTACCAGAAACCATTCTACCTGTAAATTTACATGCGACGAGTGATATGGCGAAGGTAGCTACTCATGCAGAGACCATTGTTGTGGCTGTTCCCACAAAAGCAATTCGCGAAGTATGCGAGAAATTAACGGCTGAATTAACAAAAAAAGTGTTGTTTGTCCATGTATCGAAAGGAATTGAGCCTGATTCTTTAAAACGAATATCTGAAATTTTAGCAGAGAGCTTACCGGCTGAGTATGTGGAAGAAATCGTTGTTCTTTCTGGGCCAAGTCATGCAGAGGAAGTGGTGTTACATCATCCTACAACGGTTACTGCAGCTTGTGCCAACATCGATGCTGCTGAAAAGGTACAGGATTTATTTATGAATCAATTTTTCCGCGTCTACACAAATGAGGATATCATTGGTGTAGAAATAGGAGGAGCGTTGAAAAACGTCATCGCTTTAGCTGCGGGGATTACAGATGGCTTGAATTATGGCGATAATGCGAAAGCGGCACTTATTACGCGAGGTCTTGCTGAGATTTCACGTTTAGGCGTAAAAATGGGTGGGAATCCATTTACGTTCTCAGGGCTTACGGGTATGGGGGATTTAATTGTAACTTGTACAAGTGTCCACTCCCGAAACTGGCGTGCGGGAAATCTGTTAGGGCAAGGCATGAAGCTACAAGAAGTGCTGGATCAAATGGGCATGGTTGTAGAGGGTGTACGTACTACAAAGGCAGCCTATCAGTTAGCAGAAAAATATAATGTGGCTATGCCGATTTCCACGGAACTTTATAGTGTTCTATTTAATGATGTTGAACCGAAAGTGGCAGTCGATGCCTTAATGATGCGGATGAAAAAACGAGAAATAGATGATATGAAGCATTAA
- a CDS encoding DUF2768 domain-containing protein encodes MGPLAHMPALDVMWVSFYCIAFMIISVGLIYLARNKISNVFLRTVVNLCAYILFGLGTFLMVLVVATWPA; translated from the coding sequence ATGGGCCCGTTAGCTCATATGCCTGCACTGGATGTAATGTGGGTGTCATTTTATTGCATCGCATTTATGATTATATCAGTCGGCTTAATTTATTTAGCTCGGAATAAGATTTCAAATGTATTTTTACGAACGGTCGTAAATTTATGTGCATACATACTGTTTGGACTTGGCACATTTTTAATGGTACTAGTAGTTGCCACATGGCCAGCATAA
- the spoIVA gene encoding stage IV sporulation protein A produces the protein MSEAVFREIAERTNGDVYIGVVGPVRVGKSTFVKKVMESVVLPNIVDETERMRAQDELPQSSPGPVIMTAEPKFVPAQATRIVVGEDEMPFQIRLADCVGYIIDGTKGYEDENGPKFVHTPWHTEPIPFQEAAKIGTDKVIRDHANIGIVVTTDGTVNGISRRAAEKAEEEIVEQLKDIGKPFVILLNCQMPAREETVQLRNELFERYNVPVIAMSIDQMRETDIQYILQEALFEFPIRTIEVEKPDWLDVLDATHPLNVALIDSMEEVLSSVMKIRDVQQASDAFKAIDFIDQSEVVHVDAGIGTAVIRVSLQGELYKSVCNEWLEEPIETKKDWLLFIKEASEAKEAQKRFKSAIQDADTTGYGVTLPMMQEFEPTAPELIKQNNFFGVRMKAKAPSYHIIRVDMESEFAPLIGSEFHSQQLLKDLNHAYLHDRDALWNTQLFGTPLHEVLKEGIRYKMDAVPTTAKKRMRQTIERMVNEGDRGLVTFIL, from the coding sequence TTGAGTGAAGCAGTATTTAGAGAAATTGCAGAGCGCACAAATGGCGATGTTTATATTGGTGTTGTCGGTCCAGTACGTGTAGGTAAATCAACATTTGTAAAAAAGGTAATGGAATCAGTCGTGTTACCAAATATTGTGGATGAAACGGAAAGAATGCGAGCACAAGATGAGTTGCCACAAAGTTCTCCGGGGCCAGTCATTATGACTGCTGAGCCGAAGTTTGTGCCTGCCCAAGCAACCCGTATTGTGGTCGGAGAAGATGAAATGCCATTCCAAATTCGTTTAGCAGATTGTGTTGGTTATATTATTGATGGGACAAAAGGCTATGAGGATGAAAATGGACCAAAATTTGTTCATACGCCTTGGCATACAGAGCCTATCCCATTTCAGGAAGCCGCTAAAATTGGCACTGATAAGGTAATTCGTGATCATGCGAATATTGGTATTGTCGTAACGACTGATGGTACGGTTAACGGAATTAGCCGCCGTGCCGCAGAGAAGGCAGAAGAGGAAATTGTGGAGCAATTAAAAGATATCGGCAAACCTTTTGTCATCTTACTCAATTGCCAAATGCCTGCGAGAGAAGAAACAGTTCAGCTTCGCAATGAATTGTTTGAACGTTACAATGTTCCCGTTATTGCGATGTCCATCGATCAAATGAGAGAGACGGATATTCAATATATTTTACAAGAGGCGTTATTTGAGTTCCCAATTCGTACAATTGAGGTGGAGAAACCAGACTGGCTGGATGTGTTAGATGCCACTCATCCATTAAATGTTGCATTGATTGATTCGATGGAGGAAGTACTTTCTTCTGTGATGAAAATTCGAGATGTGCAACAGGCGTCAGATGCCTTTAAAGCCATTGACTTTATTGACCAAAGTGAAGTTGTTCATGTAGATGCAGGTATTGGAACGGCTGTGATTCGGGTATCCCTACAGGGTGAATTGTATAAATCAGTTTGTAATGAATGGCTAGAGGAGCCGATTGAAACGAAAAAAGATTGGTTACTCTTTATCAAAGAGGCGTCAGAGGCGAAAGAAGCTCAAAAACGCTTTAAAAGTGCTATTCAAGATGCTGATACGACGGGTTATGGCGTGACATTGCCGATGATGCAGGAATTTGAGCCAACAGCCCCAGAGCTAATTAAACAAAATAATTTCTTTGGCGTACGAATGAAGGCGAAAGCACCATCTTACCATATTATTCGAGTTGACATGGAGTCAGAATTTGCACCATTAATTGGCTCAGAATTCCATAGTCAGCAACTTCTAAAAGATTTAAATCATGCTTATTTACATGATCGTGATGCGCTATGGAATACACAACTTTTTGGCACACCATTACATGAAGTATTAAAAGAAGGGATACGATATAAAATGGATGCTGTCCCAACTACTGCCAAAAAACGGATGCGTCAAACGATTGAACGTATGGTCAACGAAGGTGATCGTGGTTTAGTAACATTTATTTTATAG
- a CDS encoding HU family DNA-binding protein, with protein sequence MNKTELVNSVAEAAGLSKKDASKAVEAVFDTIQDALAKGDKVQLIGFGNFEVRERAARKGRNPQTGKEIEIAASKVPAFKPGKALKDAVK encoded by the coding sequence GTGAATAAAACAGAATTAGTAAACTCTGTTGCTGAAGCTGCAGGTCTTTCTAAAAAAGACGCTTCTAAAGCAGTTGAAGCTGTATTTGATACAATTCAAGATGCTCTTGCAAAGGGTGACAAAGTACAATTAATTGGTTTTGGTAACTTTGAAGTACGTGAACGTGCGGCTCGTAAAGGTCGTAACCCACAAACTGGTAAAGAAATCGAAATCGCTGCTAGCAAGGTGCCTGCTTTCAAACCAGGTAAAGCGCTTAAAGACGCGGTAAAATAA
- the folE gene encoding GTP cyclohydrolase I FolE, which translates to MSNIDLLKIEEAVKMILEAVGEDVNREGLLDTPKRVAKMYAEMFSGLHEDAKDYFKTVFHEDHEELVLVKDIPFYSMCEHHLVPFYGKAHVAYIPNDGVVAGLSKLGRAVETIARRPQLQERITSSVADTIMEMLAPKGVYVVIEAEHMCMTMRGLKKPGSKTVTSVARGIYEEDEVKRREVLSFIQMS; encoded by the coding sequence ATGTCGAATATTGATTTATTGAAAATAGAAGAAGCAGTAAAAATGATTTTAGAAGCAGTAGGTGAAGATGTAAATCGTGAAGGTTTATTGGATACGCCGAAGCGTGTAGCAAAAATGTATGCTGAAATGTTCAGCGGCTTGCATGAGGATGCTAAAGATTATTTTAAAACGGTATTTCATGAGGATCATGAAGAATTAGTGCTTGTCAAAGATATTCCTTTTTATTCGATGTGTGAGCATCATCTAGTACCTTTCTATGGCAAAGCACATGTAGCATACATACCAAATGACGGCGTTGTTGCTGGGCTTAGTAAATTAGGACGTGCTGTGGAAACGATTGCGCGCAGACCCCAACTACAAGAGCGTATTACCTCTTCAGTAGCGGACACAATTATGGAGATGCTTGCGCCTAAAGGTGTTTATGTTGTGATCGAGGCTGAGCATATGTGTATGACGATGCGTGGTTTAAAAAAACCTGGTTCCAAGACAGTAACATCTGTTGCACGCGGTATTTATGAGGAAGATGAAGTGAAACGTAGAGAAGTGCTGTCATTTATTCAAATGTCTTAA
- the mtrB gene encoding trp RNA-binding attenuation protein MtrB, with translation MSQDYIVIQAEEDGVHVIGLTRGTDTKFHHSEKLDAGEVMIAQFTEHTSAMKIRGKAQIHTAHGVINSEAKK, from the coding sequence ATGTCACAAGATTATATTGTTATTCAAGCAGAAGAAGATGGTGTACATGTCATTGGATTAACGCGTGGAACAGATACGAAATTCCATCATTCAGAGAAATTAGATGCCGGCGAAGTAATGATTGCTCAATTTACAGAACACACGTCTGCCATGAAAATACGTGGTAAAGCACAAATTCATACAGCACATGGCGTGATTAATAGCGAAGCGAAAAAATAA
- a CDS encoding heptaprenyl diphosphate synthase component 1: protein MNATYIQNSIAQLKTEIFMDVRHRTLQKYTGVPVLDENQLFYLLIPFLNGEEWQQEQQEAAITVGIVYAALAAHDHIKELDATSKEQQLTVLAGDFYSGRYYEILAMSGNVALIRNLSQGIVARCENQIKVYENEQRTIEQWYASMSTIESGLIAQFFDLYSFSEYIPLIEKSLLILRLEKEWTAYQRGQMSLMGKALEDSVRRNGATFNSVIQGKIVHLKTELSQIIHHASFLQSDIKQALHAHVEASIASTNG from the coding sequence ATGAATGCAACATACATTCAAAATTCAATTGCACAGTTAAAAACAGAGATTTTCATGGATGTTCGTCATAGAACTTTGCAAAAATACACAGGTGTACCTGTGCTAGATGAAAATCAATTGTTTTATTTGTTAATCCCGTTTTTGAATGGTGAAGAGTGGCAACAAGAGCAACAAGAGGCTGCAATTACTGTTGGCATAGTGTACGCAGCATTAGCGGCTCACGATCATATAAAAGAATTAGATGCAACATCAAAAGAACAGCAACTTACCGTTTTAGCTGGGGATTTTTATAGTGGTCGTTATTATGAAATATTAGCGATGTCAGGGAATGTCGCATTGATTCGAAACTTGTCACAAGGCATTGTGGCACGATGTGAAAACCAGATTAAAGTTTATGAAAATGAACAACGTACAATCGAACAGTGGTATGCGTCGATGAGTACGATAGAATCCGGGTTAATTGCTCAATTTTTTGATCTTTATTCTTTCAGTGAATATATACCACTTATAGAAAAAAGCTTATTAATCTTGCGTTTAGAAAAAGAATGGACAGCTTATCAACGTGGGCAAATGTCTTTAATGGGTAAGGCACTTGAAGATAGTGTCAGACGAAATGGCGCAACCTTTAATAGCGTCATCCAAGGAAAAATTGTGCATTTAAAAACAGAGCTATCACAGATCATTCATCATGCATCCTTTTTACAAAGTGATATCAAACAAGCTTTACATGCACATGTAGAGGCATCCATTGCTTCTACTAACGGATAA
- a CDS encoding demethylmenaquinone methyltransferase, which yields MAKTKEEHVHEVFESISENYDKMNGVISFQMHVGWRNDTMKHMAVKPGSKALDVCCGTADWTIALADAVGESGEVKGLDFSQNMLKVGEKKVEPYPQIELIHGNAMELPFPDDTFDYVTIGFGLRNVPDYLQVLKEMHRVVKPGGMVVCLETSQSEIPGYRQLFRFYFKYIMPIFGKIFAKSYKEYSWLQESANDFPGMKRLAALFQQAGLEKVTYKAYSGGAAAMHMGFKKVR from the coding sequence ATGGCTAAAACGAAAGAAGAACACGTTCACGAAGTATTTGAGAGTATTTCGGAAAACTACGATAAAATGAATGGTGTAATTAGTTTCCAGATGCATGTTGGCTGGCGTAACGATACGATGAAGCACATGGCTGTAAAACCTGGATCAAAGGCACTTGATGTATGCTGTGGCACGGCAGACTGGACAATCGCATTGGCAGATGCTGTTGGAGAAAGTGGAGAAGTAAAAGGGCTGGACTTTAGTCAAAACATGTTGAAAGTTGGCGAAAAAAAGGTAGAGCCATACCCACAAATTGAACTAATTCATGGAAATGCGATGGAATTGCCTTTTCCAGATGATACGTTTGATTATGTGACGATTGGCTTTGGTCTTCGCAATGTACCTGATTATTTACAAGTGTTGAAGGAAATGCATCGTGTTGTTAAACCAGGTGGTATGGTGGTGTGTTTAGAAACATCACAATCTGAAATTCCTGGTTATCGTCAACTGTTCCGTTTTTATTTTAAATATATAATGCCGATATTTGGTAAAATATTTGCGAAAAGCTATAAGGAGTATTCTTGGCTTCAGGAATCTGCGAATGATTTCCCAGGTATGAAGAGGTTAGCGGCATTGTTTCAGCAAGCAGGATTAGAAAAAGTAACGTACAAAGCATACAGTGGCGGGGCTGCGGCAATGCATATGGGCTTTAAAAAGGTACGTTAA
- the hepT gene encoding heptaprenyl diphosphate synthase component II gives MEKMKLKLLYSDLKSDIDIIERELEKAVDSSSYLINDASLHLLQAGGKRIRPIFVLLGAKFGDYDIEKMKDVAVPLELIHMASLVHDDVIDDSNMRRGRPTVKSQWNNRVAMYTGDFIFARALEYITKLENPLVHQILARTMVEICNGEVIQIEDKFRLDQGLKDYFRRIKRKTALLISSSCELGAVAAGVDAKTVRHLKRFGYFVGMSFQIIDDVLDIMATDKELGKPAGSDLLQGNITLPILLLKDDPEMQPYLVKVFAGTLTEPERQNMLQYVRKSHAIEQANRMSDKYLKKALQEIDALPKHPVKKKLRDVALFMGKRKF, from the coding sequence GTGGAAAAGATGAAGTTAAAACTACTCTATTCCGATTTGAAATCAGATATCGATATCATTGAACGAGAGTTAGAAAAAGCGGTGGACTCATCTTCATATTTGATCAACGATGCTTCTCTCCATTTATTACAAGCTGGTGGCAAACGGATACGACCAATTTTTGTGTTACTAGGTGCAAAATTTGGTGATTATGACATTGAGAAGATGAAGGATGTAGCAGTACCTTTAGAACTCATTCATATGGCATCGCTTGTACATGATGATGTCATTGATGACTCCAATATGCGAAGAGGACGCCCTACTGTCAAATCACAGTGGAATAACAGGGTAGCGATGTACACAGGCGATTTTATTTTCGCACGTGCACTGGAATATATTACGAAGTTAGAAAACCCGCTTGTTCATCAAATTTTAGCCCGTACGATGGTGGAAATTTGTAACGGTGAAGTCATTCAAATTGAAGATAAATTTAGATTAGACCAAGGTTTAAAAGATTATTTTAGAAGAATAAAACGAAAAACAGCATTACTTATTTCCTCCAGCTGTGAGCTAGGGGCTGTGGCGGCAGGAGTGGATGCTAAAACAGTGCGACATTTAAAGCGCTTCGGCTACTTTGTGGGCATGAGCTTCCAAATTATCGATGATGTTTTAGATATCATGGCAACCGATAAAGAACTAGGGAAGCCAGCAGGTAGTGATTTATTGCAGGGCAATATTACTTTACCGATATTATTGTTAAAAGATGATCCGGAGATGCAACCTTACTTAGTCAAAGTTTTTGCAGGCACATTAACAGAACCGGAACGTCAAAATATGTTGCAATATGTGCGTAAATCTCATGCAATTGAGCAAGCTAATCGTATGAGTGATAAATATTTGAAAAAAGCCTTACAGGAAATTGATGCTTTACCAAAACATCCCGTAAAGAAAAAACTGCGTGATGTAGCATTGTTCATGGGTAAGCGCAAATTCTAG
- the ndk gene encoding nucleoside-diphosphate kinase, producing the protein MAIEQTFLMVKPDGVERQVIGDIVDRFERRGFVMKGAKLMVIPKELAEKHYAEHAERPFFGELVDFITSGPVFAMVWEGENVIKLARTMMGATKPEESNPGTIRGDYATTVSHNIIHGSDSLASAEREIGLFFGEDLV; encoded by the coding sequence ATGGCAATTGAACAAACTTTTTTAATGGTTAAGCCTGACGGCGTTGAACGTCAAGTAATCGGAGACATCGTTGATCGTTTCGAACGTCGCGGTTTTGTAATGAAAGGTGCTAAATTAATGGTAATTCCTAAAGAATTAGCAGAAAAGCACTATGCTGAGCATGCTGAGCGTCCATTCTTTGGTGAATTAGTTGATTTCATCACTTCTGGTCCTGTATTCGCTATGGTATGGGAAGGCGAGAACGTAATCAAGCTTGCTCGTACAATGATGGGTGCAACGAAACCTGAAGAATCTAACCCAGGTACAATCCGTGGTGACTACGCAACAACTGTTTCTCACAACATCATCCACGGTTCTGACTCTCTTGCTTCTGCAGAGCGCGAAATCGGCTTATTCTTCGGTGAAGATTTAGTTTAA
- a CDS encoding thiolase family protein — protein MREVVIVAAVRTAVGRSRGALSQVRADDLAADVLQEAVKRAGIEKAQVDDVILGCVTQTAEQGANIARTSLLMAGFPDSVPGVTIDRQCGSSQQAVHFAAQAILAGDMDIVIAGGVESMSRVPMGSNMQHAHASKRLQENYDIIHQGLSAEKIASQWSLSKAQLNSYAYQSHQRALSAIEAGHFQAEILPIQVPQEDGSVTTFAVDEGPRAETTVDILNGLKTVFQENGVITAGNASQMSDGASAVVVMALDKAQELGIQPLAKIVTRVVVGSDPTLMLTGPIEATRKALERSSLNIEDIDTYEVNEAFAPVPLVWLHEIGGDPQKLNPDGGAIALGHPLGATGTKLLTTMLYRMERENFRYGLLAICEGMGMANATIIEKM, from the coding sequence ATGAGAGAAGTGGTAATTGTAGCAGCTGTGAGAACTGCTGTAGGTCGAAGTCGGGGTGCGTTAAGTCAAGTTCGAGCAGATGATTTAGCAGCGGATGTGTTACAGGAGGCTGTAAAACGTGCAGGGATTGAGAAGGCACAAGTAGATGATGTCATTTTGGGCTGTGTGACGCAAACAGCTGAACAAGGGGCAAATATTGCGCGGACCTCATTATTAATGGCTGGTTTCCCGGATAGTGTGCCAGGGGTAACCATTGATCGCCAATGTGGTTCAAGCCAACAAGCCGTACACTTCGCAGCACAGGCCATTTTAGCGGGGGATATGGATATTGTCATTGCTGGTGGTGTAGAAAGCATGTCAAGAGTACCGATGGGCTCAAACATGCAACATGCACATGCTAGTAAACGCTTACAGGAAAATTATGATATTATCCATCAAGGATTATCAGCAGAGAAAATCGCCTCCCAATGGTCTTTATCGAAAGCACAGTTAAATAGCTATGCTTATCAAAGCCATCAACGGGCGCTTTCTGCCATTGAAGCGGGTCATTTCCAAGCTGAAATACTACCTATTCAAGTTCCACAAGAAGATGGCTCTGTGACAACATTTGCTGTTGATGAGGGTCCTCGTGCAGAAACAACCGTTGACATTTTAAATGGATTAAAAACTGTTTTTCAAGAGAATGGTGTGATTACTGCGGGCAATGCGAGCCAAATGAGTGATGGGGCATCAGCTGTAGTCGTGATGGCATTGGATAAAGCACAAGAATTGGGCATTCAACCACTCGCTAAAATTGTGACAAGAGTGGTCGTGGGCTCTGATCCAACATTAATGCTAACAGGGCCAATCGAGGCTACTAGAAAAGCATTAGAACGGTCAAGTCTCAACATAGAGGATATCGACACATATGAGGTAAATGAAGCCTTTGCACCTGTGCCGCTCGTATGGCTGCATGAAATAGGAGGAGACCCACAGAAACTCAATCCTGATGGTGGAGCAATTGCACTGGGACATCCATTAGGGGCAACGGGTACGAAATTGTTAACGACGATGCTTTATCGCATGGAGCGCGAGAATTTTCGTTACGGCTTGTTGGCGATTTGTGAGGGCATGGGAATGGCCAATGCCACGATCATTGAAAAAATGTAA
- a CDS encoding 3-hydroxyacyl-CoA dehydrogenase: protein MKEHEVVAVITGGASGLGEATVRKLIGQGGKAIIFDVNDERGQALVEELGQNVLYARVDVTKEEDVAAGLEQAVAAFGKVNVAVNCAGIADASKVISKRGIHALALFEKVIAVNLVGTFNVIRLVADKMQHNEPNEDGQRGVIINTASVAAFDGQIGQAAYSASKGGVAAMTLPIARELAEIGVRVMTIAPGLIETPMFASLPEPARTALAQMTPFPKRLGKPSEYALLVESIIHNGLLNGEVIRLDGAIRMQPR, encoded by the coding sequence ATGAAAGAACATGAAGTGGTGGCCGTCATAACAGGGGGTGCCTCAGGTTTAGGAGAGGCAACCGTTCGTAAACTGATAGGACAGGGTGGCAAAGCGATTATTTTTGATGTCAATGATGAGCGTGGACAAGCTCTAGTGGAGGAATTAGGTCAAAATGTCCTTTATGCACGAGTGGATGTCACAAAGGAAGAGGACGTGGCGGCAGGCCTTGAGCAGGCTGTTGCAGCTTTTGGTAAGGTCAATGTTGCGGTGAACTGTGCTGGCATTGCAGATGCGAGTAAAGTTATTTCCAAGCGTGGTATACATGCCCTTGCTCTATTTGAAAAAGTGATTGCTGTTAATTTAGTTGGTACGTTTAATGTCATCCGCCTAGTTGCGGATAAAATGCAGCATAATGAGCCAAATGAGGATGGACAACGTGGCGTCATTATTAATACCGCGTCTGTGGCTGCATTTGATGGGCAAATTGGACAAGCTGCTTATAGCGCGTCAAAAGGTGGGGTAGCGGCGATGACGTTACCGATTGCAAGAGAGCTTGCGGAAATCGGTGTCCGTGTGATGACCATTGCGCCAGGATTAATTGAAACACCGATGTTTGCTTCGTTACCTGAGCCTGCAAGAACGGCTCTTGCTCAAATGACACCGTTTCCTAAGCGACTTGGTAAACCTTCGGAATATGCCCTTTTGGTTGAAAGCATTATCCACAATGGCTTGTTAAATGGAGAGGTCATTCGTCTAGATGGTGCCATTCGTATGCAACCTAGGTAA